One genomic region from Spirosoma sp. KCTC 42546 encodes:
- a CDS encoding YceI family protein codes for MKKTIQLLFGLTALSLVSFANPAPKKVKEATYKVDTQQSKLAWTAKKVTGEHSGTAPISTGSLALESGKLKGGSFDIDLKDLTVTDITDAAQNAKLVGHLKSDDFFSVERHPTARFVISSVSLTGNNTYDVTGKLTIKGITNDIKFPAQVKTEAGKLTATANVTVDRTKYDIKYRSKNYFENLGDKTIYDDFTLAITLVATPSGAVASR; via the coding sequence ATGAAAAAGACAATCCAACTTCTGTTCGGCCTGACGGCCCTCTCGCTGGTTTCCTTTGCTAACCCAGCCCCTAAAAAAGTCAAAGAAGCTACCTACAAAGTAGATACCCAACAAAGTAAATTGGCTTGGACAGCCAAAAAGGTAACTGGCGAACATTCAGGAACAGCCCCCATCAGTACTGGCTCGCTAGCCCTGGAAAGTGGCAAATTGAAAGGCGGATCATTTGATATTGACCTAAAGGACCTGACGGTAACGGATATCACCGACGCTGCCCAGAACGCCAAGCTGGTAGGTCATCTTAAAAGCGACGACTTCTTCTCGGTTGAAAGACACCCCACTGCCAGGTTCGTGATTTCGTCGGTGTCGCTTACTGGCAATAACACCTATGACGTAACCGGTAAGCTAACAATTAAAGGCATCACGAACGATATCAAGTTCCCGGCGCAGGTTAAAACCGAGGCTGGTAAGCTTACAGCAACCGCCAACGTAACGGTCGACCGAACCAAATATGATATAAAGTACCGATCCAAGAACTACTTTGAAAATCTGGGCGACAAAACGATTTATGACGACTTCACCCTCGCGATTACGCTCGTAGCAACGCCATCGGGAGCTGTCGCCAGCCGATAA